TGAAGACATAGCGGGCTCAATTAAAACTCTCACTAAGCTACAAAGCCTGGGTATTTCAATTGCAATGGATGATTTCGGGACAGGCTATTCATCACTGGGCTATCTGAAGCAATTGCCAATTGAAGTGCTGAAGATCGACCGCTCCTTTATCAGTACTATTCCAAATCCGGATGACAATGACGCCATTGTTAAAGCAATCTTTTCAATGGCCAATGCTCTCGGCCTGGAAGTTGTTGCCGAAGGCATCGAAAACCAGCAACAGCTGGAGTTTCTCATTGCGAACAATTGTCAGGTTGGACAAGGATATTATTTCTCCCAGCCATTACCCGTCAAACAGTTCAAACGCTGGCTTACCGCACAAGCCAAACCACTGCTCAGTCAGATGTAACTGGCTCAGCCACTTATTGCTCTACAAAAAAACCATGCCCTCCGGCATGGTTTTTTATATTGCTTTCAGGCTTTAATCACGCGGACTAAACGCGCCGCTGGTTCGCATTTCACCGCCAGCTACTGTTGACTCAATAGCTTCTGGAACAGTGTCTTCAGCACCTTCATATTCCTTGGCATACTCCTGTTTCAGAGAACGCAGCAACGACCAGATCATAAAGCCAATACCAATCGCGAACGGGCTACCCGCCACAATTGACGCTGTTTGCACCGCCTTCAAACCACCACTGAGTAACAATACGATAGCCAGCATGCCGGTAAATAGCCCCCAGGTGATTTTCATGCCAAATGCAGGCTCATAAGCGCCTTTAGACATTTGCATCGCCACAAAGAAACATGCCGAATCTGCAGAGGTTACCAGAAAGATAATCATGCTGATGAAGACAACCAGGCTCAGCAAACCACTCATTGGGAAGCTATCCAGCAGGACGTAAATACCTGAACCGACATTCGCCTGCACAGCCTCAAAAATCTTCACCTCACCACCAGCTTCCAGGCCAATGGCAGAACCGCCGATAACCGCAAACCATAGCATTGAGCACAATGTAGGTGTCAGCACAGCAAACAGAATAAACTCACGCAAAGTACGACCACGGGAAATTCGTGCCACAAAGCCACCAACAAACGGCGACCAGGAAATAACGATCAGCCAGTAAAAGACTGTCCACCAGTTAATCCAGCCACTCTTTTGCAGCGGATCTGCCCAGAAAGTCATTGGCAGCAAATTGCCCAGATAATTACCGATACCAGTCACGTAGTAACGCAACAGAGTATTAGTATCACCCGTTAGTAAGATGAACACGCAGAAAGCCACGACTATCGCCACATTGACCGTGCTCAGATACGCCACGCCACGCTTCAAACCGGAAACCGCAGACAAGCTGTAGAGAACAGCCAACACCGCGATAATAATGACTTTGCCCGTGTTACCTGTCTCAATCCCAAAGATATGATTAACGCCGTAATCAATAGAAATTACACCTAAGCCCAGCACCGTAGCAATTCCGCCAATGGTCGCTACCGCACCTATCAGGTCCAGTAACCGTGCCCAGACACTGCCTTCTGTACGTTCACCCAACAAGCCATACAGGGCGATACCAATATTCATCGGCTTACCGTAACGAAACGCAGGAAACGCAATGCACAAGCCAACTATGCAGTAGCCCATCCAGGTATGCAGCCCCCAGTGAAGAGAAGTTATCTGTAAAGCAACAGGTATTGCTTCAGGTGTAGCAGGCTCAGCCATATAGGGCGTTTGCATGTAGTGATAAAGCGGTTCAGCTACGCCCCAAAGCAGGAAGCCAACACCAATACCACAGCTGAATAGCATGGCGACCCAGGTAAAGGTCGTAAACTCAGGCGTTTCATCTTTCGTACCCAGTTTGAGATTTCCATAGCGGCTAAATCCTACCCAGAGACCAATGCCCACATACACGGCTAACGCCAGTACATACGCCCAGCCAAACTGGCTACTCAAATACCCTTGTGCATTACTGGCGTAAGCTTTCAGGGTATCCGGGCTGGCCACTCCCAAGGCAACAATCAAAAGGGTAATACCCGCCGTTGTCCAGAACAGCGGCTTGTCATAATCACCCAGGAACCCACCACTTCGGGTGGCTGACAGTTTATCCATCATCATTCTCCTATTTATTTTTATTCTCGGATCTTTTGTTTCGGACGTTTCAGATCTTTAGGTTGCAAGAGTGCTCTCTGACGCTGTCACGTCAGAGAACAAAATTGTTATTTGCGATAAACGATCTCCCCGTTAGAAAGGGTCATGTAGATTTCCTGCTGGCTGATATC
The DNA window shown above is from Aliamphritea ceti and carries:
- a CDS encoding BCCT family transporter, which translates into the protein MDKLSATRSGGFLGDYDKPLFWTTAGITLLIVALGVASPDTLKAYASNAQGYLSSQFGWAYVLALAVYVGIGLWVGFSRYGNLKLGTKDETPEFTTFTWVAMLFSCGIGVGFLLWGVAEPLYHYMQTPYMAEPATPEAIPVALQITSLHWGLHTWMGYCIVGLCIAFPAFRYGKPMNIGIALYGLLGERTEGSVWARLLDLIGAVATIGGIATVLGLGVISIDYGVNHIFGIETGNTGKVIIIAVLAVLYSLSAVSGLKRGVAYLSTVNVAIVVAFCVFILLTGDTNTLLRYYVTGIGNYLGNLLPMTFWADPLQKSGWINWWTVFYWLIVISWSPFVGGFVARISRGRTLREFILFAVLTPTLCSMLWFAVIGGSAIGLEAGGEVKIFEAVQANVGSGIYVLLDSFPMSGLLSLVVFISMIIFLVTSADSACFFVAMQMSKGAYEPAFGMKITWGLFTGMLAIVLLLSGGLKAVQTASIVAGSPFAIGIGFMIWSLLRSLKQEYAKEYEGAEDTVPEAIESTVAGGEMRTSGAFSPRD